The nucleotide sequence GTTTGAATGTCGGCCACCAGAGGCCAGTTAAGAACTTCAGTGCACGTGGGATCAACTTTAGGCTTTTAACTTTGTTGCACTGGCAATAATTCTTGTTTAGTGACATAAATTGGTTTTGTTACTcatgtgctttaaacaaaaagacattcagtgcataaaagaaaaagaaaaatcaccagATCCATGTCCACAGACTTCATCAAATCCTTCAAATCATTGTGATTTATTACTTTGCAGACATTCATTTGAGTTAGAGAGCCACAGCGTACCCGAGCAGCAGAAAGCATCCACACTTGTGAGCGTGGTGAGTGTCATACTTTGTAAAACCTAaatgggaatgtgtgtgtgtgtgtgtgtgtgtacactctgccgttgaaaagtttgggatcagtaggatttttcatgtttttttttaattgagttttttaaggctgtatttatttgatcacaaataaagaaaaaaaacagtaatattgtgagagaTTATTGCAATtcctaatattggtttcctatttttaatatacttcaaaaatataatttatttctgtgacacagcactgaattttcatcagccatttctccagtcttcagtgtcacatgatccttccgaaatcattctaatatggggGGTGGGGCCGGGACCGTTTTTTTCAAAGTGGGCCCCcccaccatattagaatgatttcggaaggatcatgtgacactgaaggcagACCCACTCGGAAAAAAACGTGTCCTGACGCCCCTGCCTGTGATGGTTTTccttttgattctttgatgaatagaatgttaataagaacagcatttattcaaagtataaatatttatattatacttatataacAATATAAGCCTTTACTATCACTCtttatgcatttaacacatccttgttgaataaaagtatgaatttcttaaaaaaaaaaaatgtactgaccctaaacttttgaatattagtgtatattgtaacacacaATTTCTATTTTGGATAAACACTGTTTATTAAATTTtgatttatcaaagaatcctgacaccGGTCctaaaaaattttaagcagcacaactgtttccgaCACTGAttataaatctgcatattagaatgatttctaaaggatcatgtgacactttagactgtagttatgatgctgaaaattcatcttttcctcacatgaataaacattttttttattatttatataggatctttttccccccacaaacacatacactgGCAGCCAAAGattttgaataattatataatttagatttgtacattttatgatCACCAAGACTGCTATTATTTAATCAgaatataaacagtaatattgtaaaatattattacaaaatgtaaaattaaaaaataactttcatttctgaatatattttaaaatgtaatttattcctgtgatggcaaagctgattttcagcagtcattatttcagtcttcagagtcacatgatcctccagaaatcattttaatatgcggatttggtgctcaattattaataatggtgttCCAAACACTTTTTgatgtttcaatatttttgtataaactgtgataatttttttcagaatttttttaagtTCCATGAAccgcatttattttattttggtaacattaaaaatggctttactgtcacttttgatcaattgaatgcatcattgctgaatgaaagtataaattaattttaaataaaaaaaaaaaattcctttcattttaaaatatattcaaatataaaagttatttaaaattgtaaaaaaaaaaattatatccaatattattgttttgtgtttagtaTATTACAGTGTTTCTATAAactatcatataaatatattgtaaatctCAATCAAACAGGCAAAAATGAATGATTCAAGAGGTGCCAGACAAAGCCCTGCTGCTAATGACATCACAGAAGATGAAACCGGTAAACTGCGTTGTCAGTGACAATGAATTTCTTTTGAATCTGAATAGCTGTTTATCTCTTAGCAATGCTATCAACCCCACTTAGCAGATGCACTTTAATCTCGTCTTTGTAGGTTTAGAGGCGGCGGAAGGTGACGTTGCGTACAAACCCTGGAGAAGTCACACTCTCACTCACGGTATGTCTCTCCAGGACAAAAAAGATGATTGCAAGGAATTCAAACCACAAGAGTCATTTAATCCCAGTGAAACTGCTACACTTCTCACCACACAGGATGATCTGACGCATGACTATATATCTGTGCTTTCTGCAGGTTCAAGCCTACAACCTCAAATAAATGGTGGTGCTGGGACAACGACTGAGGGTTCGGTGACACGTCAAGCTATCTGAGAACGTGCAAGCACTTCGGATGACCCTGTTCTACTTCTAAAATACTCTCTGAGTGAAATTTCACaagacaatacaaacatagaagtacctttcttattattttttcattcaggTGACAAAAGTGGAGTCGCTGCTGTAGGCGAAACACCACCAACTTTGAATGGTGGAAAAAAGCCTGCAAAGAGCTCCACCATCTTTATTATGCAACCTGAAATGCTCAAACTAAACCAACCCCTTCACTATTTGGAGATAAATGGTTTCTGTATCCTTCTGAAGCCAGGCTGAGGTCCTGCTTTGTGGCATTGACTCCCATAAGTGCCCATCAAACTTTGAGACCATAGAAACTATAGGAGCCCCCGATCGGTCCCTCAGCATGGACTGGACTGATTCAAAGCTGAATCAGTATGCAATGGTTCAGACAAGAATGGTCAGTG is from Cyprinus carpio isolate SPL01 chromosome B17, ASM1834038v1, whole genome shotgun sequence and encodes:
- the si:ch73-204p21.2 gene encoding uncharacterized protein si:ch73-204p21.2; this translates as MAPISTDLVGWALTEQPEAAFLSIVVLFIVSIALLVLCASCKKHSFELESHSVPEQQKASTLVSVAKMNDSRGARQSPAANDITEDETGLEAAEGDVAYKPWRSHTLTHGSSLQPQINGGAGTTTEGSVTRQAI